One Streptomyces drozdowiczii DNA segment encodes these proteins:
- the sucC gene encoding ADP-forming succinate--CoA ligase subunit beta → MDLFEYQARDLFAKHGVPVLAGEVIDTPEAAREATERLGGKSVVKAQVKVGGRGKAGGVKLAANADEAVARATDILGMDIKGHTVHKVMIAELSPEIEAEYYVSYLLDRTNRTFLAMASVQGGMDIEEVAEKTPEALAKVPVNAVDGVDIAKAREIVAQAKFPADVAEGVAEALVTLWETFVAEDALLVEVNPLVKTKDGRILALDGKVSLDENADFRQPEHEALEDKAAANPLEAAAKAKNLNYVKLDGEVGIIGNGAGLVMSTLDVVAYAGEKHGNVKPANFLDIGGGASAEVMANGLEIILGDSDVKSVFVNVFGGITACDEVANGIVQALELLKSKGEDVTKPLVVRLDGNNAELGRKILSDANHPLVQRVDTMDGAADKAAELAAAAK, encoded by the coding sequence GTGGACCTGTTCGAGTACCAGGCGAGGGACCTCTTCGCCAAGCACGGTGTACCGGTGCTGGCCGGTGAAGTCATCGACACGCCTGAGGCAGCCCGCGAGGCGACCGAGCGGCTGGGCGGCAAGTCGGTCGTCAAGGCGCAGGTGAAGGTCGGCGGCCGCGGCAAGGCCGGCGGCGTCAAGCTGGCGGCGAACGCCGACGAGGCGGTCGCCCGCGCGACCGACATCCTCGGCATGGACATCAAGGGCCACACGGTCCACAAGGTGATGATCGCCGAGCTGTCGCCGGAGATCGAGGCGGAGTACTACGTCTCGTACCTGCTCGACCGCACCAACCGCACCTTCCTGGCCATGGCCTCGGTGCAGGGCGGCATGGACATCGAGGAGGTCGCGGAGAAGACCCCCGAGGCCCTCGCGAAGGTCCCCGTCAACGCCGTCGACGGCGTCGACATCGCCAAGGCCCGCGAGATCGTGGCCCAGGCGAAGTTCCCGGCCGACGTGGCCGAGGGCGTCGCCGAGGCCCTGGTCACCCTGTGGGAGACCTTCGTCGCCGAGGACGCGCTCCTCGTCGAGGTCAACCCGCTGGTGAAGACCAAGGACGGCCGCATCCTGGCCCTGGACGGCAAGGTCTCGCTCGACGAGAACGCCGACTTCCGCCAGCCGGAGCACGAGGCCCTCGAGGACAAGGCCGCGGCCAACCCGCTCGAGGCCGCCGCCAAGGCCAAGAACCTCAACTACGTCAAGCTCGACGGCGAGGTCGGCATCATCGGCAACGGCGCCGGTCTGGTCATGTCGACCCTGGACGTCGTCGCGTACGCCGGTGAGAAGCACGGCAACGTGAAGCCCGCCAACTTCCTCGACATCGGTGGCGGCGCCTCCGCCGAGGTCATGGCGAACGGCCTGGAGATCATCCTCGGCGACTCGGACGTCAAGTCCGTCTTCGTCAACGTCTTCGGCGGCATCACCGCCTGCGACGAGGTCGCCAACGGCATCGTCCAGGCCCTGGAGCTGCTCAAGTCGAAGGGCGAGGACGTCACCAAGCCCCTCGTCGTCCGCCTCGACGGCAACAACGCGGAGCTGGGTCGCAAGATCCTCTCCGACGCCAACCACCCGCTGGTCCAGCGCGTGGACACCATGGACGGCGCGGCCGACAAGGCCGCCGAGCTCGCCGCGGCTGCGAAGTAA
- a CDS encoding VWA domain-containing protein has translation MTTKDTAHDERLRRWRLVLGADSEESTGRKLTGRDAAMDQALAALYESGGRPGGRGGGSRSAGLGASAPSVARWLGDIRTYFPSSVVQVMQRDAIDRLGLSALLLEPEMLEAVEADVHLVGTLLSLNKAMPETTKETARAVVRKVVEQLEKRLTTRTRATLTGALDRSAKVTRPRHHDIDWDRTIRANLKNYLELPGRDGAGTIVPERLIGYGRAAQSVKKDVILCIDQSGSMAASVVYASVFGAVLASMRSLRTRLVVFDTAVVDLTDQLDDPVDVLFGTQLGGGTDINRALAYCQSRITRPADTVVVLISDLYEGGIRNEMLKRVAAMKASGVQFVTLLALSDEGAPAYDRDHAAALSALGAPAFACTPDLFPDVMAAAIEKRPLPIPDPENAPTSGIL, from the coding sequence ATGACGACCAAGGACACCGCCCACGACGAGCGGCTGCGCCGCTGGCGCCTGGTGCTGGGGGCCGACAGCGAGGAGAGCACCGGCCGGAAGCTCACCGGCCGCGACGCCGCGATGGACCAGGCGCTCGCCGCGCTCTACGAGAGCGGCGGGCGCCCCGGCGGCCGGGGCGGGGGGAGCCGTTCCGCCGGGCTCGGCGCCTCCGCGCCCTCCGTGGCCCGCTGGCTCGGTGACATCCGGACGTACTTCCCCAGCTCCGTCGTCCAGGTCATGCAGCGCGACGCGATCGACCGCCTCGGCCTCTCCGCGCTCCTGCTGGAACCGGAGATGCTGGAGGCCGTCGAGGCGGACGTGCATCTCGTCGGCACCCTGCTCTCGCTCAACAAGGCCATGCCCGAGACGACGAAGGAAACCGCCCGGGCCGTGGTCCGCAAGGTGGTCGAGCAGTTGGAGAAGCGGCTCACCACCCGCACCCGGGCCACGCTCACCGGCGCGCTCGACCGGTCGGCGAAGGTCACCCGCCCCCGCCACCACGACATCGACTGGGACCGCACCATCCGGGCCAACCTCAAGAACTACCTGGAGCTGCCCGGCCGGGACGGCGCCGGCACGATCGTCCCCGAACGGCTCATCGGCTACGGCCGCGCCGCCCAGTCCGTGAAGAAGGACGTCATCCTCTGCATCGACCAGTCGGGCTCGATGGCCGCCTCCGTGGTCTACGCGTCGGTGTTCGGCGCCGTGCTCGCCTCGATGCGCTCGCTCCGGACGCGGCTGGTCGTCTTCGACACGGCGGTGGTCGACCTCACCGACCAGCTGGACGACCCCGTGGACGTCCTGTTCGGCACCCAGCTCGGCGGCGGCACCGACATCAACCGCGCCCTCGCCTACTGCCAGTCCCGGATCACCCGGCCTGCCGACACCGTCGTCGTGCTCATCAGCGACCTGTACGAGGGCGGCATCCGCAACGAGATGCTGAAGCGGGTCGCCGCGATGAAGGCGTCGGGCGTGCAGTTCGTGACCCTGCTCGCGCTCTCCGACGAGGGCGCCCCGGCCTACGACCGCGACCACGCGGCGGCGCTGTCCGCTCTCGGCGCTCCCGCCTTCGCCTGTACGCCGGACCTCTTCCCCGACGTGATGGCCGCCGCGATCGAGAAGCGGCCCCTGCCGATACCGGACCCGGAGAACGCCCCCACCAGTGGGATTCTGTGA
- a CDS encoding DUF5682 family protein: MTETRGAGPLLLGVRHHGPGSARAVRAALDTANPRAVLIEGPPEGDALLPLAADEEMRPPVALLAHAVDDPGRAAFWPFAEFSPEWVAIRWALARDVPVRFIDLPAAHSLAMEADDASQEEPDARPVPVDPIRVLAETAGYDDPERWWEDVVEHRVPGSGEAAGPLAAFAALGEAMTALREAYGDGGHPRDAVREAYMRIRIRTAKKEFSDDFAVVCGAWHVPALLTRTTLTADRALLKGLPKAKAELTWVPWTHRRLARHSGYGAGIESPGWYEHLFAAPDRPIARWMTKVAGLLRDEDRFVSSAHAIEAVRLAETLAAMRGRPLAGLSETTDAIRAVMCEGSDVPLALVHDRLVVGTKLGEVPDTAPAVPLQRDLTRQQRTLRLKPEADEREIDLDLRKETDASRSRLLHRLRLLGIAWGEPATGRGSTGTFRESWRLRWEPELYVRVAEAGVWGTTVLSAATARAESDALAATALAEVTALAERCLLADLPDALPVVMRALADRAALDSDVGHLADALPALARTLRYGDVRATDTTALGEVAAGLAERICVGLPPACTGLDADGAEALRRQVDGVHTAIGLLAGAVPSSADGLRTRWRAVLHKLTVRDTVAGVIRGRAARLLLDDGHLDQDAAARLMGLALSPGTPPADAAAWIEGFVGGAAGGGMLLVHDERLLALVDAWLTAVPADTFTDVLPLLRRTFSAYEAGVRRTLGDLVRRGPAPAGAPGAGSPAGAGATAPGFGPVLDTARADAVVPVLRLLLGLDDRPATAHDDPPLGETA; the protein is encoded by the coding sequence ATGACCGAGACCCGTGGAGCGGGGCCGCTGCTGCTGGGGGTGCGGCACCACGGCCCCGGCTCGGCCCGCGCCGTCCGCGCCGCCCTCGACACGGCGAACCCGCGCGCGGTCCTCATCGAGGGCCCGCCCGAGGGCGACGCGCTGCTGCCGCTCGCCGCCGACGAGGAGATGCGGCCTCCGGTCGCCCTGCTCGCCCACGCGGTGGACGACCCCGGCCGGGCCGCGTTCTGGCCGTTCGCCGAGTTCTCCCCCGAGTGGGTCGCGATCCGCTGGGCCCTGGCCCGGGACGTGCCCGTCCGCTTCATCGACCTGCCCGCCGCGCACTCGCTGGCGATGGAGGCCGACGACGCCTCCCAGGAGGAGCCCGACGCACGGCCCGTCCCCGTCGACCCGATCCGCGTGCTCGCCGAGACCGCCGGGTACGACGACCCCGAGCGCTGGTGGGAGGACGTGGTCGAGCACCGCGTCCCCGGCAGCGGCGAGGCGGCCGGACCGCTCGCCGCGTTCGCCGCGCTCGGCGAGGCGATGACCGCGCTCCGCGAGGCGTACGGGGACGGCGGGCATCCCAGGGACGCGGTGCGCGAGGCGTACATGCGCATCCGGATCCGGACGGCGAAGAAGGAGTTCAGCGACGACTTCGCCGTGGTCTGCGGTGCCTGGCACGTCCCCGCCCTCCTCACCCGGACGACGCTCACCGCCGACCGGGCCCTGCTCAAGGGCCTGCCCAAGGCCAAGGCCGAACTGACCTGGGTGCCCTGGACCCACCGCCGGCTCGCCCGGCACAGCGGATACGGCGCGGGCATCGAGTCCCCCGGCTGGTACGAGCACCTCTTCGCCGCCCCGGACCGCCCCATCGCCCGGTGGATGACCAAGGTCGCCGGACTCCTGCGCGACGAGGACCGGTTCGTCTCGTCCGCCCACGCCATCGAGGCCGTCCGGCTCGCCGAGACGCTCGCCGCGATGCGCGGCCGCCCGCTCGCCGGGCTGAGCGAGACGACCGACGCGATCCGGGCCGTCATGTGCGAGGGCTCCGACGTGCCCCTCGCGCTCGTCCACGACCGCCTCGTCGTCGGCACCAAGCTCGGCGAGGTCCCCGACACCGCCCCCGCCGTCCCGCTCCAGCGCGACCTGACCCGGCAGCAGCGCACCCTGCGGCTCAAGCCGGAGGCCGATGAACGGGAGATCGACCTCGACCTCCGCAAGGAGACCGACGCCTCCCGCAGCCGCCTGCTGCACCGGCTCCGCCTCCTCGGCATCGCCTGGGGTGAACCGGCCACCGGCCGGGGGAGCACCGGCACCTTCCGGGAGAGCTGGCGGCTGCGCTGGGAGCCGGAGCTGTATGTGCGCGTCGCGGAGGCGGGCGTCTGGGGCACCACCGTGCTCTCCGCCGCCACCGCCCGCGCCGAGTCCGACGCCCTGGCCGCCACCGCGCTCGCGGAGGTCACCGCGCTGGCCGAGCGCTGTCTGCTCGCCGATCTGCCGGACGCCCTGCCGGTCGTGATGCGGGCCCTCGCCGACCGCGCCGCGCTCGACTCCGACGTCGGCCATCTCGCGGACGCCCTCCCGGCCCTGGCCCGCACCCTGCGCTACGGAGACGTCCGCGCCACGGACACCACCGCGCTCGGGGAGGTCGCGGCCGGCCTCGCGGAGCGGATCTGCGTCGGGCTGCCCCCCGCCTGCACCGGGCTGGACGCGGACGGGGCCGAGGCGCTGCGCCGCCAGGTGGACGGCGTCCACACCGCCATCGGGCTGCTCGCCGGTGCCGTCCCTTCGAGCGCGGACGGGCTGCGGACGCGGTGGCGCGCGGTGCTGCACAAGCTCACCGTCCGGGACACCGTCGCGGGCGTCATCCGGGGCCGGGCCGCCCGGCTGCTCCTGGACGACGGCCACCTCGACCAGGACGCCGCCGCCCGGCTGATGGGCCTCGCCCTCTCCCCGGGCACCCCGCCCGCCGACGCCGCCGCCTGGATCGAGGGCTTCGTCGGCGGGGCGGCGGGCGGCGGCATGCTCCTCGTCCACGACGAACGGCTGCTCGCCCTGGTCGACGCCTGGCTCACCGCGGTCCCCGCCGACACGTTCACCGATGTGCTGCCCCTGCTGCGGCGCACGTTCTCCGCGTACGAGGCGGGCGTCCGGCGCACCCTGGGCGACCTCGTCCGGCGCGGCCCGGCCCCGGCCGGGGCACCGGGTGCCGGCTCCCCGGCGGGCGCCGGTGCCACGGCTCCGGGCTTCGGTCCGGTCCTGGACACCGCCCGCGCGGACGCGGTGGTCCCGGTCCTCCGCCTGCTCCTCGGCCTGGACGACCGCCCCGCGACGGCCCACGACGACCCACCCCTGGGGGAAACGGCATGA
- a CDS encoding ATP-binding protein, which translates to MTVSATTQTSSAEALRPHAEDAFADELKALAAADDRPRPERWRLSPWAVATYLLGGTLPDGTVITPKYVGPRRLVEVAVTTLATDRALLLLGVPGTAKTWVSEHLAAAVSGDSTLLVQGTAGTPEEAVRYGWNYAQLLANGPSRDALVPSPLMRAMAQGMTARIEELTRIPADVQDSLITILSEKTLPLPELGQEVQAVRGFNVIATANDRDRGVNELSSALRRRFNTVVLPLPATPEAEVEIVSRRVDQVGRSLDLPPAPDGLAEIRRVVTVFRELRDGVTTDGRTKLKSPSGTLSTAEAISVVTNGLALAAHFGDGVLRPGDVAAGILGAVVRDPAADRVIWQEYLETVVRERDGWKDFYRACREASA; encoded by the coding sequence ATGACCGTGTCCGCAACTACCCAGACGAGCTCAGCCGAGGCCCTGCGCCCGCATGCCGAGGACGCCTTCGCCGACGAGCTGAAGGCGCTCGCGGCGGCCGACGACCGCCCCAGGCCCGAGCGTTGGCGCCTGTCGCCCTGGGCCGTCGCGACGTATCTGCTCGGCGGCACCCTGCCCGACGGCACCGTCATCACACCCAAGTACGTGGGCCCGCGCCGCCTCGTCGAGGTCGCCGTCACCACGCTCGCCACCGACCGCGCGCTGCTGCTCCTCGGCGTCCCCGGCACCGCGAAGACCTGGGTGTCCGAGCATCTGGCCGCCGCCGTCAGCGGGGACTCGACTCTGCTCGTCCAGGGCACCGCGGGTACCCCGGAGGAGGCCGTCCGCTACGGGTGGAACTACGCGCAGCTGCTCGCCAACGGCCCCAGCCGCGACGCGCTCGTGCCCAGCCCGCTGATGCGCGCCATGGCCCAGGGCATGACCGCCCGCATCGAGGAACTGACCCGCATCCCCGCCGATGTGCAGGACTCGCTGATCACGATCCTCTCCGAGAAGACCCTGCCCCTGCCCGAGCTGGGCCAGGAGGTCCAGGCGGTGCGCGGGTTCAACGTCATCGCGACCGCCAACGACCGCGACCGGGGCGTCAACGAGCTGTCCAGCGCGCTGCGCCGCCGGTTCAACACCGTGGTGCTGCCGCTGCCCGCGACCCCGGAGGCGGAGGTCGAGATCGTCTCCCGCCGCGTCGACCAGGTCGGCCGCTCGCTGGACCTGCCGCCCGCGCCCGACGGCCTCGCCGAGATCCGCCGCGTCGTCACGGTCTTCCGCGAACTGCGCGACGGCGTCACCACCGACGGCCGCACCAAGCTCAAGTCCCCCTCGGGGACGCTCTCCACGGCCGAGGCCATCTCCGTCGTCACCAACGGCCTCGCGCTCGCCGCCCACTTCGGGGACGGCGTGCTCCGCCCCGGCGACGTCGCGGCCGGCATCCTCGGCGCCGTCGTCCGCGACCCGGCGGCGGACCGGGTCATCTGGCAGGAGTACCTGGAGACCGTGGTGCGCGAGCGGGACGGCTGGAAGGACTTCTACCGCGCCTGCCGGGAGGCGTCCGCATGA
- a CDS encoding SWIM zinc finger family protein, with protein sequence MLLTDGGEPLADAASAARWTVEQVLALAPDDASRKAGNKLGAAGSWSETGCEATGAVWGLCKGSGSKPYRTVVDTTGPAYKCSCPSRKFPCKHALGLLLLRAADEAAVPAGSPPDWAREWLTGRRARAEAKARPAGGDGTSGPADPEAARKRAEKRAERIGGGARELEQRLTDLLRGGLAAAEQAGYGLWEETAARMVDAQAPGLAGRVRELGAVPASGPGWPVRLLEECALLHLLDSAWLGRDRLPPALAATVRTRVGLPASPEGPPVRDRWLVLAQYDTPEGKIVTRRIWLYGEESGRTALLLSFGAAGRSPAQALPVGVTIDAGLTPHPGSGQLRAELGECFGVPEPAVAPPPGVTVTEAIAAYGRALGDDPWAESWPVVLRDVIPVPSPDGWQLVDAEGREALPVAPAALNRPSLWKLVAVSGGNPLTVFGECGHRGFDPLAAWTSGAAAGGAVVAGSAGRGASGASAGSVAAAPTAVDASLSRAGTGVSVPIPPGGIETVTLI encoded by the coding sequence ATGCTGCTGACTGACGGGGGAGAACCCTTGGCCGACGCTGCTTCGGCCGCGCGCTGGACGGTGGAGCAGGTGCTGGCACTGGCTCCTGACGACGCCTCACGCAAGGCGGGGAACAAGCTCGGTGCGGCCGGCTCCTGGTCGGAGACCGGGTGCGAGGCGACGGGTGCGGTGTGGGGGCTGTGCAAGGGCAGTGGGAGCAAGCCGTACCGGACGGTGGTCGACACCACCGGCCCCGCGTACAAGTGCAGTTGCCCCAGCCGGAAGTTCCCGTGCAAGCACGCGCTGGGGCTGCTGCTGCTCCGTGCCGCCGACGAAGCGGCGGTGCCCGCCGGGTCCCCGCCGGACTGGGCGCGGGAGTGGCTGACCGGCCGCCGCGCCCGCGCGGAGGCGAAGGCGCGGCCCGCCGGGGGTGACGGCACGTCGGGCCCCGCCGATCCGGAGGCCGCGCGGAAGCGGGCCGAGAAGCGCGCCGAGCGGATCGGCGGCGGAGCCCGGGAGTTGGAGCAGCGGCTCACGGATCTGCTGCGGGGCGGTCTCGCGGCGGCCGAGCAGGCGGGGTACGGGCTGTGGGAGGAGACGGCGGCCCGGATGGTCGACGCGCAGGCGCCGGGCCTCGCGGGCCGGGTGCGGGAGCTGGGTGCCGTCCCGGCGTCCGGTCCGGGCTGGCCGGTGCGGCTCCTGGAGGAGTGCGCGCTGCTCCATCTGCTGGACTCCGCCTGGCTGGGCCGCGACCGGCTGCCGCCCGCGCTGGCGGCCACGGTCCGTACGCGGGTGGGGCTGCCGGCCTCCCCGGAGGGTCCGCCGGTCCGCGACCGGTGGCTGGTCCTCGCCCAGTACGACACCCCCGAGGGCAAGATCGTCACCCGCCGCATCTGGCTGTACGGGGAGGAGTCGGGGCGCACCGCGCTGCTGCTGTCCTTCGGGGCGGCCGGCCGCTCCCCCGCCCAGGCCCTGCCCGTGGGCGTCACGATCGACGCCGGGCTGACGCCCCATCCGGGGTCGGGGCAGCTCAGGGCCGAGCTGGGCGAATGCTTCGGCGTGCCCGAGCCCGCCGTCGCGCCCCCGCCGGGTGTCACGGTCACCGAGGCGATCGCCGCGTACGGGCGGGCCCTGGGCGACGACCCGTGGGCGGAGTCCTGGCCGGTGGTCCTGCGCGACGTCATACCGGTGCCGTCCCCGGACGGCTGGCAACTGGTGGACGCGGAGGGCCGCGAGGCCCTGCCGGTGGCCCCCGCCGCGCTGAACCGCCCGTCGCTCTGGAAGCTCGTCGCGGTCTCGGGCGGCAACCCGCTCACGGTCTTCGGCGAGTGCGGCCACCGGGGCTTCGACCCGCTGGCGGCGTGGACCTCGGGGGCCGCGGCGGGCGGGGCGGTGGTGGCCGGGTCCGCGGGCCGGGGGGCCTCCGGCGCGTCCGCCGGAAGCGTGGCCGCTGCGCCCACGGCCGTCGACGCCTCGCTCTCGCGGGCCGGGACCGGCGTATCCGTGCCGATCCCGCCCGGCGGCATCGAGACCGTCACGCTCATCTGA
- a CDS encoding DUF5691 domain-containing protein has product MSRTTTPAATPKAAAPAASVPWEELVTSALLGTDRRPPEDLSGAGPDGTAAALLDAAALHTVRRRAGLLPAAASPRPAVAPDDPRPPLPEAARGRLAQLLADRAAGSGGRRGTAPDLTELIPQWLAAANLHGYRAPDSALPALLDAARARTDLRPQTLEFAGPRGLWLAGLNPEWKFALRGASGSALLPSPDDAEAVRRLWEEGLFAERIALLGTVRAHDAEAARALLATTWKTERAEDRLMFVDSLRTGLSADDEEFLEQALADRSRNVRATAAELLSALPGSALARRMADRALSCVSPGLTGDEPFVAVEAPHECDEAMQRDGVAPLPPSGRGERSWWLGQLVEAAPLSVWPARFGGRGAAEIVGLPVADGWGEELHAAWCRAAVRQRDAGWARALLGPPSTPPSNAPGTASLAERAKLLAVLPPAERAVWVADFVAAHGLSEAFQLLGVCPVPWAPPLGRAVVDALDIARDAGSYPWSFSGVMGLAERCLDPAEAARLEVLTTTPAEPADASPGANGYWTEAFQRLVSTLRLRATMDSELSGSPMG; this is encoded by the coding sequence ATGTCCCGTACGACCACACCAGCCGCCACCCCGAAAGCCGCCGCGCCTGCGGCGTCCGTGCCGTGGGAGGAGCTGGTCACCTCGGCCCTGCTCGGCACGGACCGGCGGCCGCCCGAGGACCTGTCCGGCGCAGGCCCGGACGGCACCGCCGCCGCGCTGCTGGACGCCGCCGCGCTGCACACCGTGCGGCGGCGGGCGGGGCTGCTGCCCGCCGCCGCGTCCCCGCGCCCCGCCGTGGCGCCCGACGACCCCCGGCCGCCCCTGCCGGAAGCGGCCCGCGGCCGGCTGGCCCAGCTCCTGGCGGACCGGGCCGCCGGCTCCGGCGGCAGGCGGGGCACGGCCCCGGACCTGACGGAGCTGATCCCGCAGTGGCTGGCCGCGGCCAACCTGCACGGCTACCGGGCACCGGACTCCGCACTGCCCGCGCTGCTGGACGCGGCCCGGGCCCGCACCGATCTGCGCCCGCAGACCCTGGAGTTCGCCGGGCCGCGCGGCCTGTGGCTGGCCGGGCTGAATCCGGAGTGGAAGTTCGCGCTGCGCGGCGCGTCCGGCAGCGCACTGCTGCCCTCGCCGGACGACGCGGAGGCGGTGCGACGGCTCTGGGAGGAGGGCCTGTTCGCGGAGCGGATCGCGCTGCTCGGGACCGTACGGGCGCATGACGCGGAGGCGGCCCGCGCGCTGCTTGCCACCACATGGAAGACGGAACGGGCCGAGGACCGGCTGATGTTCGTGGACTCGCTGCGCACCGGGCTGTCCGCCGACGACGAGGAGTTCCTTGAGCAGGCGCTCGCGGACCGGAGCCGCAATGTCCGGGCGACGGCGGCCGAGTTGCTGTCCGCGCTGCCCGGCTCGGCGCTGGCCCGGCGGATGGCGGACCGGGCGCTGTCCTGCGTGAGCCCGGGGCTCACCGGCGACGAGCCGTTCGTCGCGGTGGAGGCGCCGCACGAGTGCGACGAGGCGATGCAGCGCGACGGGGTGGCGCCGCTCCCGCCGTCCGGCCGGGGCGAAAGGTCCTGGTGGCTCGGCCAGTTGGTGGAGGCGGCCCCGCTCTCCGTCTGGCCGGCGCGGTTCGGCGGGCGAGGCGCGGCGGAGATCGTGGGCCTGCCCGTGGCGGACGGCTGGGGCGAGGAGCTGCACGCGGCCTGGTGCCGGGCTGCCGTGCGGCAGCGCGATGCCGGGTGGGCGCGGGCGCTGCTGGGACCGCCGTCGACGCCCCCGTCGAACGCCCCCGGTACGGCGTCGCTCGCCGAGCGGGCGAAGCTCCTGGCGGTGCTGCCCCCGGCGGAACGGGCCGTCTGGGTGGCGGATTTCGTCGCCGCGCACGGTTTGTCGGAGGCGTTCCAGCTGCTGGGGGTCTGCCCGGTCCCGTGGGCGCCGCCGCTCGGCCGGGCCGTTGTCGACGCGCTCGACATCGCGCGGGACGCGGGCAGCTACCCGTGGAGCTTCAGCGGCGTCATGGGCCTGGCCGAACGCTGTCTCGACCCGGCCGAGGCGGCCCGCCTGGAGGTCCTGACCACCACCCCCGCCGAACCGGCGGACGCCTCCCCCGGCGCGAACGGCTACTGGACGGAGGCGTTCCAACGCCTGGTCTCGACGCTCCGCCTACGCGCGACGATGGACAGCGAGCTGTCCGGGTCCCCGATGGGGTGA
- a CDS encoding cobalamin B12-binding domain-containing protein: MGVTGPIRVVVAKPGLDGHDRGAKVIARALRDAGMEVIYTGLHQTPEQIVDTAIQEDADAIGLSILSGAHNTLFAKVIELLKDRDAADIKVFGGGIIPEADIAPLKDQGVAEIFTPGATTTAIVDWVNANVRQAAEA, translated from the coding sequence ATGGGTGTGACCGGTCCGATCCGTGTGGTGGTGGCCAAGCCGGGCCTCGACGGCCATGACCGCGGGGCGAAGGTGATCGCGCGGGCCCTGCGCGACGCGGGTATGGAGGTCATCTACACCGGCCTGCACCAGACACCCGAGCAGATCGTGGACACGGCGATCCAGGAGGACGCCGACGCGATCGGCCTCTCGATCCTCTCCGGCGCACACAACACGCTCTTCGCCAAGGTGATCGAACTCCTGAAGGACCGCGACGCGGCGGACATCAAGGTCTTCGGCGGCGGCATCATCCCGGAGGCCGACATCGCGCCCCTGAAGGACCAGGGCGTCGCGGAAATCTTCACCCCGGGCGCGACGACGACGGCGATCGTCGACTGGGTCAACGCGAACGTCCGCCAGGCGGCGGAGGCGTAG
- a CDS encoding esterase/lipase family protein — protein MKTPSLPFPAPPTALLRATALELFVLAGHALLYPTGIAGERHPDRRPNRDQAAGEGPEPADRPDIAPTDRPPVVFLHGFIDNRSVFVLLRRSLARHGWPHLESLNYSPLTSDIRTAAELLDRHIEEICARTGHHRVDIVGHSLGGLIARYYVQRLAGDRRVRTLVTLGTPHSGTAVAPLAGALPIVRQMRRGSAPVEELRLPAPGCRTRFVSFWSELDRVIVPAEAACVDHPDLDAVNVRVTGIGHLALPVHPAVAAAVRQALEEAEPVQEAPGTTPRTAPGTTRPTPAA, from the coding sequence ATGAAGACCCCCAGCCTGCCGTTCCCCGCCCCGCCGACCGCACTGCTCAGAGCGACCGCACTGGAGCTGTTCGTGCTCGCCGGGCACGCCCTGCTGTATCCGACCGGGATCGCCGGTGAGCGCCACCCGGACCGCCGCCCAAACCGCGACCAGGCCGCCGGTGAAGGGCCCGAGCCCGCCGACCGCCCGGACATCGCGCCCACCGACCGGCCACCCGTCGTATTTCTTCACGGTTTCATCGACAACCGCTCCGTCTTCGTCCTGCTGCGCCGCTCCCTGGCCCGGCACGGCTGGCCGCATCTGGAATCGCTCAACTACTCCCCGTTGACCAGCGACATCCGTACGGCCGCCGAGTTGCTGGACCGGCACATCGAGGAGATCTGCGCCCGCACCGGACACCACCGGGTGGACATCGTGGGCCACAGCCTCGGCGGCCTCATCGCCCGCTATTACGTACAGCGGCTGGCCGGTGACCGCCGGGTGCGCACCCTCGTCACGCTCGGCACCCCGCACTCCGGGACCGCCGTCGCCCCGCTGGCCGGGGCGCTGCCCATCGTGCGGCAGATGCGCCGGGGCTCGGCCCCCGTCGAGGAGTTGCGGCTGCCCGCGCCCGGCTGCCGGACCCGGTTCGTCAGCTTCTGGAGCGAACTCGACCGGGTGATCGTCCCCGCCGAGGCGGCCTGCGTCGACCACCCGGACCTGGACGCGGTCAACGTGCGCGTGACCGGCATCGGACACCTCGCGCTGCCGGTGCACCCGGCCGTGGCGGCGGCCGTGCGCCAGGCGCTGGAGGAGGCGGAGCCCGTACAGGAGGCGCCCGGCACCACGCCTCGCACCGCCCCCGGAACCACCCGCCCCACCCCCGCCGCCTAA